A single region of the Marinobacter nanhaiticus D15-8W genome encodes:
- a CDS encoding VOC family protein, producing the protein MQYLHTMVRVSDLDASLHFYCDLLGLEEVSRKDSEKGRFTLVFLAAPGERERALADKAPMVELTHNWDPEEYTGGRNFGHLAYRVDDIYALCEKLQAGGVTINRPPRDGHMAFVRSPDNISIELLQKGDALPPKEPWASMENTGSW; encoded by the coding sequence ATGCAATACCTGCACACGATGGTCCGTGTCAGCGACCTGGACGCGTCACTGCATTTCTACTGCGACCTGCTGGGTCTGGAAGAAGTCAGCCGCAAGGATAGTGAAAAGGGCCGTTTTACCCTGGTCTTCCTCGCCGCGCCGGGCGAACGCGAACGCGCCCTGGCCGACAAGGCACCGATGGTGGAACTGACCCACAACTGGGACCCCGAGGAATACACCGGCGGCCGTAACTTCGGTCACCTCGCTTACCGCGTCGACGACATCTATGCCCTGTGCGAGAAACTCCAGGCCGGCGGCGTCACCATCAACCGCCCGCCCCGAGACGGCCATATGGCCTTCGTCCGCTCCCCGGACAATATCTCCATCGAGTTACTGCAGAAAGGCGATGCCCTGCCACCAAAAGAGCCTTGGGCAAGCATGGAGAACACCGGGAGTTGGTAG
- a CDS encoding CBS domain-containing protein, whose product MRSLKASDVMWNHIEPIRCGAPLTRVVEALLTNHVTGLPVVDDKRHVLGFVSEQDCIHALLVSSYHSEGEPVVDDVMFKSPLTISPEEAIVDLAQRLGRDKPKVYPVVEGGRLVGIVTRTAILAALAKQGAGLGESRFVEQDTP is encoded by the coding sequence ATGCGATCACTCAAGGCCAGCGATGTGATGTGGAATCACATCGAACCCATCCGTTGCGGTGCGCCGCTGACCCGCGTCGTGGAGGCATTGCTGACGAATCACGTCACCGGACTGCCGGTGGTGGATGACAAGCGGCACGTCCTGGGCTTCGTGTCCGAGCAGGACTGCATTCACGCGCTATTGGTCAGCAGCTACCACAGCGAGGGCGAACCGGTGGTTGACGATGTCATGTTCAAGTCACCACTGACGATTTCTCCGGAGGAGGCCATCGTCGACCTGGCGCAGCGCCTGGGTCGCGACAAGCCCAAGGTGTATCCAGTGGTCGAAGGCGGGCGCCTGGTCGGTATCGTGACCCGCACGGCTATCCTTGCGGCCCTGGCGAAGCAGGGTGCCGGCCTTGGCGAGTCGCGTTTCGTGGAACAGGATACGCCCTAG
- the fghA gene encoding S-formylglutathione hydrolase: MELLSSNRCFDGEHRRYRHRSQVLDCEMIFAVYLPPQARKQPVPVLYWLSGLTCTDENFMQKAGAQKRAAELGMAIVCPDTSPRGVDLPGEDDSYDFGSGAGFYVNATQQPWARHYRMYDYVVSELPALVEAELPVSDQRSVSGHSMGGHGALIAALKNPGRYKSVSAFAPICHPTACPWGQKAFLGYLGDDQETWAEYDATLLIPEARERLPLLIDQGTADQFLEEQLHPESLAEACETAHHHVTLRMHSGYDHSYFFIASFIDEHLDHHAKALGLR; this comes from the coding sequence ATGGAACTGCTGTCATCCAATCGCTGTTTCGACGGGGAACACCGTCGTTATCGCCACCGTTCACAAGTGTTGGACTGCGAGATGATCTTCGCCGTCTATCTGCCACCCCAAGCCCGCAAACAACCGGTGCCTGTGCTCTACTGGCTTTCGGGTCTGACCTGTACGGATGAGAATTTCATGCAGAAGGCGGGCGCGCAGAAACGTGCGGCAGAACTGGGCATGGCGATCGTCTGCCCGGATACCAGCCCCCGCGGCGTGGACTTGCCTGGCGAGGATGACAGTTACGATTTCGGCAGCGGCGCCGGCTTCTACGTCAACGCCACCCAGCAACCCTGGGCCAGGCATTACCGCATGTACGACTACGTCGTCAGCGAACTGCCGGCGCTGGTCGAGGCGGAACTGCCGGTTAGCGACCAGCGTTCGGTCAGCGGCCATTCAATGGGCGGGCACGGCGCGTTGATAGCGGCATTGAAGAATCCGGGGCGCTACAAATCCGTCTCAGCTTTCGCGCCGATTTGCCATCCGACCGCCTGTCCATGGGGACAAAAGGCGTTCCTCGGTTATCTGGGCGATGACCAGGAAACCTGGGCCGAATACGATGCCACCCTGTTGATCCCCGAAGCCCGGGAGCGTCTGCCGCTACTGATCGACCAGGGTACGGCGGACCAGTTCCTCGAGGAACAACTTCATCCGGAATCCCTCGCTGAAGCCTGTGAGACGGCACACCACCATGTCACACTGCGCATGCACAGCGGTTACGATCACAGCTATTTCTTCATCGCCTCGTTCATCGACGAGCACTTGGATCACCACGCCAAGGCCCTCGGGTTGCGATAG
- a CDS encoding GAF domain-containing protein has product MKAPLRPTNEEQRLEALRALRVLDSPVEERFERITRLAQKYFDVTIAAITLVDEERQWFKSIQGLEARETERDISFCGHAILEDALFVVEDASRDPRFYDNPLVVGEPNIRFYAGMPLRARNRTTIGTLCIIDNKPRNPDAMDLLALQDLAALAEREFTFESPANRPPNVKVQGGPQTDLLDEVTGLWNWDGLVRLLEESTHRIKLIGGEVALVWLRADIWDPQSVSAELINQSRREWAGKLLSALDFFDTVGVVSKRDFLLMINESDRAQLLVRLGLVASSLSVRKGGSGAHKTLMPDRATFAAIKSIDGRMAISEILESLESSLPPTDAPSGTLTLIEDGKRLRVSLL; this is encoded by the coding sequence ATGAAAGCGCCACTCAGGCCCACAAATGAAGAGCAACGGCTGGAAGCCCTGCGCGCCCTTCGTGTGCTCGATTCCCCGGTCGAAGAGCGTTTCGAGCGCATCACCCGCCTGGCCCAGAAATACTTCGATGTAACCATTGCCGCTATTACCCTGGTCGACGAAGAGCGTCAGTGGTTCAAGTCCATCCAGGGCCTTGAAGCCCGGGAGACCGAGCGGGACATTTCCTTTTGCGGCCATGCCATCCTCGAAGATGCGTTGTTCGTGGTGGAGGATGCGAGCCGGGATCCGCGCTTTTACGACAATCCGCTGGTCGTCGGCGAGCCCAACATCCGCTTCTATGCCGGCATGCCGCTTCGGGCACGCAACCGGACCACCATCGGCACCCTTTGCATCATCGACAACAAGCCCCGGAATCCCGACGCCATGGACCTGCTCGCCCTTCAGGATCTGGCGGCCCTGGCGGAGCGGGAGTTTACGTTTGAAAGCCCCGCCAACCGACCACCCAACGTGAAGGTACAAGGCGGACCTCAAACCGACCTGCTGGACGAAGTCACCGGGTTGTGGAATTGGGACGGTCTGGTGCGACTGCTGGAGGAATCCACCCACCGCATCAAGCTAATCGGCGGTGAAGTGGCGCTGGTTTGGTTGAGGGCTGACATCTGGGACCCCCAATCGGTGAGTGCCGAACTGATCAACCAGAGCCGTCGGGAGTGGGCGGGCAAACTGCTTTCAGCACTGGATTTCTTCGATACCGTCGGGGTCGTATCGAAGCGCGACTTCCTGCTGATGATCAACGAGAGCGACCGGGCACAGTTACTGGTCCGACTTGGACTCGTAGCCAGCAGCCTGAGCGTACGCAAGGGCGGGAGCGGAGCGCACAAAACCCTCATGCCCGACCGGGCGACCTTCGCCGCCATCAAGTCCATCGATGGGCGAATGGCGATTTCCGAGATTCTTGAAAGTCTGGAGTCGTCGCTACCGCCAACCGATGCGCCGTCAGGCACGCTAACCCTGATCGAAGACGGCAAACGGTTACGGGTTTCACTGCTCTAA